ATGTTCATCGCGGCTTTGTTTATCGTCGGATTCGGGATTAAGGCGGCACTGGTTCCCTTTCATCCGTGGCTGCCGGACGCGCACCCGTCGGCACCCGCGCCCATATCGGCAATGCTCTCCGGAGTTCTCATCAAAGCGCTCGGTATCTATGCATTGACGAGGGTGTTTTTCAACGTAATCGGAGTATCACCATTTTTTGGAATCGTATTGATGATTCTCGGCGTTCTTTCGATGACGATCGGTGTGTTTCTCGCGGTCGGCCAATGGGATTTCAAACGGCTTCTGGCATACCACAGTATCAGCCAGATGGGGTATGTGGTACTCGGGATCGGTCTCGGCGCGTATATGATCGCAGAAGGAGGTCCGGTACTCGTTTCCGGTTTTGCATTACTCGGCGGTATCTTTCACCTTGCCAATCACGCCGTCTTCAAATCGCTGCTTTTTCTCTGCTCGGGATCGGTTCAATACGCGACCGGTACCCGTCAGTTGAAAGAAATGGGGGGACTGAAGGAAAAAATGCCGGTGACCCGGTTTGCAACGACCGTCGCTTCGCTTTCGATAGCCGGTGTCCCGCCGTTCAACGGGTTCTTCAGCAAACTCGTGATCGTGATCGCGACAATTATGGCCGCACTCTATAATCCGGTGTTTCTTGTGTTGACCTTTTTCGCCCTTCTTGTCAGTTTCGTCACGCTGGTTTCTTTTCTCAAGGTGCTTCGCTATACATTTCTCGGAATGCTAAAAGATACATTCCGGCAGATAAAGGAATCACCGGCGGCAATGGGCATCGCGATGGTTTTTCTTGCCGTTTTTTGCATCGGGATGGGGATCCTGCTTGTTCCCCAGTTGCGTGAAGTCCTGCTCGATCCGGCGGTAGATGCGCTGGCGGGCGGTCTGAAGTACGCGGAAAATGTTGTTGCGGGATATATTCCGTAAAAAAGAAATAGAAGGAGGATGCATGCGTAAGCTGGCATTATTTATATTTTCATTTATCATCTGGTATCTATTGACCTGGCCGTTTGATTTCACCACACGGACTTTGGATTGGCAGATGTTGATCGCGGGTTGTATCGTCTCGCTTCTTGCGACTATAATTCTGGGAGAAGTATTCAGGAAGCATAAGCACAAACGATTTGTTCTCCTGCGATATTTCTGGGCGCTTGCCTATATTCCGGTTCTTTTTTATTACATGCTGCTCGCGAACTTCGATGTTCTCTACCGGGTCGTTCATCCGGCCATGCCGATCAATCCCGGTATTGTCAAGGTGAAGACGAAACTCACTACCGATACCGGAAAAACGGCGCTGGCAAACTCGATAACGCTTACCCCCGGCACACTCACCGTGGATATAAACTCGGACGGTGTCATCTATGTGCATTGCATCAATATAAAGGAAACAAAAACGGTAGAAGCGACACAAGAAATCGTCGGCCGGTTCGAGAAAATTCTCGTAAAAATATTTGAATAAAAAAGGGAGTAACAGATGAATGCGATCTATGTGATATACTTTGCCGTTCTGGGTGGCTGTTGTTTTCTCTGCCTGATAAGGATTTTGTTGGGTCCGACGGCCCCCGACCGGACAGTGGCTATCGATATTTTGGGTATTGTCATAGTCGGATTCTGTGCGTTGCTGGCCGTCATCACAAAACAGGATTTTTATATCAATATCGCCATTGCATGGGGATTGCTGAGTTTTATCGGGACGATTGCCCTGGCAAAATACCTCGAAGGGAGGGGATTCGATGAATGAGCTGATAGGACATATATGCCTTATTGTCGGATTGGTTTTTAATTTTTTCGGGTGTGTGGGGCTTATAAGATTTCCCGATATCTATAACAGACTCCAGGCGGGAACGAAATGTGTCACATTCGGGACAATTTTTATCCTGATCGGGGTCATGGCCTTCCTGGGATTTTCGGCAACAGGGATCAAAGCGATACTCTGTCTCATTTTTATCCTCATCACCTCACCGACTGCCGCCCACGCCATTTCAAAGGGCGCCCATATTTCAGGTGTCAGACTCTGGAAAAAAAGTGTCATCGATGTCTACGAAGAGGATACGAAGAAATCCTCCTGAACGCGATGAAAACGTAACCAGGATAAGGGGAAGCGGAAGAAGCGGGTCCGTTGTCGTAAACATGTCGAAGGAATACCACGAAAGCATGTTATCGCGTCAGAAACATATGGGTACGTATATAAAATGACCGCGATTGGAAAAAGTATCAAATCGTTTATTAAAGGGAATGCACTCGTTGTCGGTATCGGAAATTGTCTGAAGGGGGATGACGGAGCAGGGAGTCTTTTAGCGCAGCAACTTTCAACCGGCGGCCGGATCGATTGTCTCGATGCGGGTGTAAGTATAGAAAACTATCTGGGCACGATCGTGAAAAAGAAGCCGGATACGCTTCTCATTATCGATGCCGTGGATTTCGGGGCCTCCCCGGGAACGATCCGGGTATTCGAGAGGCCGAATTTTCCGGTAACCCACGTTTCGACACACGGTATGTCGCTGCATTTTTTCTTCGACATGCTTCATCAAGAAGGCGTTACGAATATAATCCTTATCGGTATTCAGCCCGAACGTGTCACCCTGGGGGAAGGGTTGAGTGCACCTGTACAATCCGCACTCGATGAACTCTATGAAATCCTCATCAGGTTACTTGCATAGTACTTATGAAAAGCTGATAACTGTGTGAATTATGTGAAAAAACCGGCCGATTTATTATGTGGTTTTCTCATGGCATAGTTTTTAGGAATCATTTCAGTTTATACGAAAATCCGGGAAAAATCGTGACATTACATATTTCCTAATTGATGTCGATGTTTTTATAGCCGGACTGACGGATTTTTATTAATGAAACCGCGTTATTTATTTTCAGTCGTTGACATAATTGTAAATAACCTTTACATTATTAAAGTGATAATGAAAACCATTATCAATAACACTAACTATGGCGAGATAGTTTAGTGATAAAAATCGAGCGGGTAAATACCATTGGAATCTGGAGGTGATCATGTATTATGTAAATAAAGAAGAATGCACGGGATGCGGGACTTGTATCAATGTATGTCCGAAGGGTGCCATTAATGTGGAAAATAACAAAGCATTCATCGCTGTCGATATATGTACCGAATGCGGAAGATGTTATCACGTTTGTCCACAGGAAGCAATTCATTCGACGTCACAGTTGGAAAGAGATACGAATCAAAATACTAATCGTGGAATTTTTGTTCCGGGATTTATTTCAGGCGACGCTATGGGAATTGGCAAAAGAATGGGACGCGGCAAGGGATTGGGAAAAGGAAAACGCGCAGGAAAAGCAAGAGGGAGAGGAAGAGGAAGAGGCGGCGGGGGCTTTCAATAATTATTCCAGTCCGAGATTGCCTGCGATGTATTGTGTTCAACATGGATGCGAAAACAATAGATTAGGATGATTGGTGAAACGACGTATTTGTTTCGAAAAAATAGGATTGATCAAAACACCTTATACGGATAAAGCACCTTATCAGCCTTTCGATGATGATGCGGGAGAGTTTCGGATTATTGTCGATCCCGAATATAAACAGGGGCTCCGCGATCTGGAAAAATTCGCCTATATTTATGTTATTTATTATATAGACCATCTGACATCGAGACCGCTGATGAGTGTAATTCCCCCATGGACAAACGGAATGAGTGTCGGTATTTTCGCGAGTAGAGCGCCGAATCGTCCGAACCCTGTCGGCATCAGTGTCGTCCGGTTGAAACGTATTGTCGATAACGAAATTTATATTTCCGGGATTGATGTTTTTAATGACACACCGTTGCTGGATATCAAGCCGTATATACGCGAACTAGATTCAAAGGAAGATGCCAATTACGGATGGATTGACGGACTCGATGGCGACGGAGAGCATCTTATGCTTCATATCAGGGGAGTGCCGCATGATTTTTAGCGTTACACATTTTGAAGAAAAGAAACGCCGGCGTCAATCATCTGTTGCTGCGGGTTTATTGTTCATACAACTAATTACTAAAAAAATTAAGGAGGAATCATTATGCCATGGATTGACAAGGTATTGTGCGAGATGTGTGGAATATGCGTGGGGAATTGTCCGGTTAACGCTATTTCAATCACAGGGGACGATGCAGCGGAGATAAATATGAATGAATGTATACGCTGCGGTGAATGTCATGATATTTGTCCCGCCAAAGCGGTAAAACACGATAGTGAAAAGATACCTGAAAGGGTTGATGACAATATCGAAATCGCGCAACGTCTGCTTAAAAAATGTAAAACCAGAAAAGAACAGATCGTTTATATTGACAAATATTTACGGGCATTTACTATTGAAAACAAAATAA
Above is a genomic segment from Spirochaetales bacterium containing:
- a CDS encoding Na+/H+ antiporter subunit E; this translates as MRKLALFIFSFIIWYLLTWPFDFTTRTLDWQMLIAGCIVSLLATIILGEVFRKHKHKRFVLLRYFWALAYIPVLFYYMLLANFDVLYRVVHPAMPINPGIVKVKTKLTTDTGKTALANSITLTPGTLTVDINSDGVIYVHCINIKETKTVEATQEIVGRFEKILVKIFE
- a CDS encoding cation:proton antiporter is translated as MNAIYVIYFAVLGGCCFLCLIRILLGPTAPDRTVAIDILGIVIVGFCALLAVITKQDFYINIAIAWGLLSFIGTIALAKYLEGRGFDE
- a CDS encoding Na+/H+ antiporter subunit G: MNELIGHICLIVGLVFNFFGCVGLIRFPDIYNRLQAGTKCVTFGTIFILIGVMAFLGFSATGIKAILCLIFILITSPTAAHAISKGAHISGVRLWKKSVIDVYEEDTKKSS
- a CDS encoding hydrogenase 3 maturation endopeptidase HyCI, with product MTAIGKSIKSFIKGNALVVGIGNCLKGDDGAGSLLAQQLSTGGRIDCLDAGVSIENYLGTIVKKKPDTLLIIDAVDFGASPGTIRVFERPNFPVTHVSTHGMSLHFFFDMLHQEGVTNIILIGIQPERVTLGEGLSAPVQSALDELYEILIRLLA
- a CDS encoding 4Fe-4S binding protein, whose product is MYYVNKEECTGCGTCINVCPKGAINVENNKAFIAVDICTECGRCYHVCPQEAIHSTSQLERDTNQNTNRGIFVPGFISGDAMGIGKRMGRGKGLGKGKRAGKARGRGRGRGGGGFQ
- the tsaA gene encoding tRNA (N6-threonylcarbamoyladenosine(37)-N6)-methyltransferase TrmO, with protein sequence MKRRICFEKIGLIKTPYTDKAPYQPFDDDAGEFRIIVDPEYKQGLRDLEKFAYIYVIYYIDHLTSRPLMSVIPPWTNGMSVGIFASRAPNRPNPVGISVVRLKRIVDNEIYISGIDVFNDTPLLDIKPYIRELDSKEDANYGWIDGLDGDGEHLMLHIRGVPHDF
- a CDS encoding 4Fe-4S binding protein; its protein translation is MPWIDKVLCEMCGICVGNCPVNAISITGDDAAEINMNECIRCGECHDICPAKAVKHDSEKIPERVDDNIEIAQRLLKKCKTRKEQIVYIDKYLRAFTIENKINQMSIEKLEAIKNGLS